One window of Trinickia caryophylli genomic DNA carries:
- a CDS encoding 1-deoxy-D-xylulose-5-phosphate reductoisomerase: MKKRLTLLGSTGSIGDSTLDVVARHPERFSVYALTAHRNGDKLVAQCLKFAPEVAVVGDAATAAAVEARLRAAGCPTRVAYGPDALVEVSASDGCDTVVAAIVGAAGLAPTLAAAVAGKRILLANKEALVMSGAIFMDAVRDHGATLLPVDSEHNAIFQCLPRAVSEHGGVSKIILTASGGPFRTREPATLFDVTPDEACRHPNWVMGRKISVDSATMMNKGLEVIEAHWLFGLPGERIDVLIHPQSVIHSLVSYADGSVLAQLGNPDMRTPIAHALAYPERVDSGVAQLDLVQVASLSFEKPDYDRFPCLALAMQALAAGGIASAALNAANEVAVEAFLERRIGFMEIAATVGAVLDALPNRRPEGLDDVLDVDAAARRAAREFIAARPMGGRVPTRAGGADRALQ, encoded by the coding sequence ATGAAAAAACGATTGACACTGCTTGGCTCCACGGGCTCGATCGGCGACAGCACGCTCGATGTCGTCGCCCGCCATCCGGAGCGTTTCTCGGTCTATGCGCTGACGGCGCATCGCAACGGCGACAAACTCGTCGCGCAATGCCTGAAATTCGCGCCCGAAGTGGCCGTCGTCGGAGATGCCGCCACGGCAGCCGCCGTCGAAGCCCGGCTGCGTGCGGCGGGCTGCCCGACGCGCGTGGCGTATGGGCCCGACGCGCTTGTCGAAGTCTCTGCCAGCGACGGCTGCGACACCGTGGTGGCCGCGATCGTCGGCGCGGCCGGCCTTGCGCCGACGTTGGCAGCCGCTGTCGCAGGCAAACGGATCCTGCTTGCCAACAAGGAAGCCCTCGTCATGTCGGGCGCCATCTTCATGGACGCCGTGAGGGATCACGGCGCGACGCTCTTGCCCGTCGACAGCGAGCACAACGCGATCTTTCAATGCCTGCCGCGCGCCGTTTCCGAGCATGGCGGCGTATCGAAGATCATCCTGACGGCTTCGGGCGGACCGTTTCGCACGCGCGAGCCGGCCACGCTCTTCGATGTCACGCCCGACGAAGCCTGCAGGCATCCGAACTGGGTCATGGGCCGCAAGATCTCGGTCGATTCGGCGACGATGATGAATAAAGGCCTCGAAGTCATCGAGGCGCATTGGCTCTTCGGCCTGCCCGGCGAGCGCATCGACGTGCTGATTCACCCGCAAAGCGTTATCCATTCGCTCGTCTCGTATGCGGACGGCTCCGTGCTGGCACAGCTCGGCAACCCCGACATGCGTACGCCGATCGCTCACGCGCTCGCCTATCCGGAGCGCGTCGATTCGGGGGTTGCACAGCTCGATCTGGTTCAGGTGGCCTCGCTCAGCTTCGAGAAACCCGATTACGACCGCTTCCCATGCCTGGCACTGGCGATGCAGGCGCTGGCCGCGGGCGGCATCGCCAGCGCGGCACTGAACGCCGCCAACGAGGTGGCCGTCGAGGCATTTCTCGAGCGCCGGATCGGCTTCATGGAGATCGCGGCGACGGTAGGCGCGGTTCTCGACGCGTTGCCGAACCGCCGCCCGGAGGGGCTCGACGACGTGCTCGACGTCGATGCCGCGGCGCGCCGTGCGGCACGCGAGTTCATCGCCGCGCGCCCGATGGGCGGCCGTGTGCCGACCCGCGCCGGCGGGGCGGACCGCGCGTTGCAATGA
- a CDS encoding phosphatidate cytidylyltransferase, which yields MLKTRVATALVLLAVFVPVTLYAPIGAFGALIGLVVVLAAWEWARLLKLPAAAAIGYAAVAALAVAASTRLPPGPRAARPLFEAAAVFWVLAGPFVLVRKPQLAHGAWRLFLFLTGLLLFVACWHALVVARAMGVSFVLSVLLVVWLADIGAYFAGKGFGRHKLAPAISPGKTWEGALGGWLAVMIAGVVAIASQFLAPTLFTVLGMRLGWGRACLALTFLVAFSIVGDLFESLLKRQAGVKDSSGLLPGHGGVLDRIDALLPVLPLAMLLIG from the coding sequence ATGCTAAAGACCCGTGTCGCCACGGCGCTCGTACTTCTGGCGGTCTTCGTTCCCGTAACCCTGTACGCGCCGATCGGCGCGTTCGGCGCCCTCATCGGGCTCGTGGTCGTGCTGGCTGCCTGGGAATGGGCTCGGCTGCTCAAGCTTCCCGCGGCGGCGGCAATCGGATATGCGGCGGTGGCCGCGCTCGCCGTGGCTGCAAGCACGCGCCTGCCGCCCGGCCCACGCGCGGCGCGGCCGCTCTTCGAGGCGGCGGCCGTTTTCTGGGTGCTCGCGGGGCCCTTCGTTCTCGTGCGCAAGCCGCAGCTCGCGCACGGGGCCTGGCGCCTCTTCCTGTTCCTCACCGGCTTGCTGCTTTTCGTCGCCTGCTGGCATGCCCTCGTCGTCGCCCGCGCAATGGGCGTATCGTTCGTTCTATCGGTGCTTCTGGTCGTATGGCTCGCAGACATCGGCGCATACTTTGCCGGCAAGGGGTTCGGTCGCCACAAGCTCGCTCCGGCGATCAGCCCGGGCAAGACGTGGGAAGGCGCGCTCGGCGGGTGGCTCGCGGTGATGATCGCCGGTGTGGTGGCGATCGCCTCGCAGTTTTTGGCGCCCACGCTCTTCACGGTGCTCGGCATGCGGCTCGGATGGGGCCGCGCGTGCCTGGCCCTGACTTTTCTCGTTGCGTTCAGCATCGTCGGCGATCTGTTCGAATCGTTGCTGAAGCGCCAGGCAGGCGTGAAGGACTCGAGCGGCCTGCTGCCCGGCCACGGCGGCGTGCTGGACCGCATCGACGCGCTGCTGCCGGTGCTGCCGCTGGCGATGCTGCTCATCGGGTGA
- the uppS gene encoding polyprenyl diphosphate synthase gives MTYTSSTVRVPDVAAVPRHIAIIMDGNGRWATQRRLPRVAGHTRGVDAVRAAVEACAKAGVEYLTLFAFSSENWRRPVEEVSFLMRLFVTALEREVGKLHANGIRLRVVGDLSRFDSRIQDLISRAEAKTARNERLTLTIAANYGGRWDILQATRKIVEDAAREGRAPTIDEETLAQHLVMAYAPEPDLFIRTGGETRISNFLLWQLAYTELYFTDTFWPDFDAQTLSDAIASYARRERRFGRTSAQLEPQSQDVDSLSC, from the coding sequence ATGACCTACACCAGCTCAACCGTTCGCGTGCCTGACGTCGCAGCAGTCCCGCGCCACATCGCGATCATCATGGACGGCAACGGCCGTTGGGCGACGCAGCGCCGCCTGCCGCGCGTGGCGGGACATACGCGCGGCGTCGATGCGGTGCGCGCGGCCGTCGAGGCGTGCGCGAAGGCCGGTGTCGAATATCTGACGCTTTTCGCGTTCAGCTCCGAAAACTGGCGGCGGCCGGTCGAAGAGGTCTCCTTCCTCATGCGGCTCTTCGTCACGGCGCTCGAGCGCGAGGTCGGCAAGCTCCATGCGAACGGCATCCGTCTTCGTGTCGTCGGCGATCTCTCGCGCTTCGACTCGCGCATTCAGGATCTGATCAGCCGCGCCGAGGCGAAGACGGCCCGCAACGAGCGGCTCACGCTGACCATCGCGGCAAATTACGGTGGCCGCTGGGACATCCTGCAGGCCACCCGAAAGATCGTCGAAGACGCGGCGCGCGAGGGCCGGGCGCCGACGATCGACGAGGAAACGCTCGCCCAGCATCTGGTCATGGCCTACGCGCCGGAGCCCGATCTGTTCATTCGCACGGGCGGCGAAACGCGTATCAGCAATTTTCTGCTCTGGCAGCTCGCCTATACCGAGCTTTATTTCACCGACACCTTCTGGCCCGATTTCGACGCGCAAACGCTCTCGGATGCGATCGCGTCGTATGCGCGGCGCGAGCGCCGTTTCGGCCGCACGAGCGCGCAACTCGAGCCGCAATCGCAGGACGTCGATTCTCTCTCATGCTAA
- the frr gene encoding ribosome recycling factor, translated as MSVADVKKGAEQKMQRSIEAFKNDLAKIRTGRAHTGLLDHIQVDYYGSNVPISQVANLTLIDARTIGVQPWEKKMVGVVEKAIRESDLGLNPATQGDLIRVPMPALTEERRKELTKVVKSEGETAKVAVRNLRRDANEQLKKLVKDKEISEDDERRAGDEVQKLTDKYVAEIEKLVHTKEAEIMTV; from the coding sequence ATGAGTGTGGCAGACGTAAAAAAGGGCGCCGAGCAGAAGATGCAGCGTTCGATCGAGGCGTTCAAGAACGATCTGGCGAAAATTCGTACTGGGCGCGCCCACACGGGTTTGCTCGACCACATCCAGGTCGACTACTACGGCTCGAACGTGCCCATCTCCCAGGTGGCCAACCTGACGCTGATCGATGCGCGCACGATCGGCGTGCAGCCGTGGGAAAAGAAGATGGTCGGCGTCGTCGAAAAGGCCATTCGCGAGTCGGATCTCGGGCTCAATCCCGCTACGCAGGGCGATCTCATCCGCGTGCCGATGCCGGCCCTCACCGAGGAGCGCCGCAAGGAATTGACGAAGGTCGTCAAGAGCGAGGGCGAAACGGCCAAGGTTGCCGTGCGTAACCTGCGCCGCGACGCGAACGAGCAGTTGAAGAAGCTCGTGAAGGACAAGGAAATCTCGGAAGACGACGAGCGCCGTGCCGGCGACGAAGTCCAGAAGCTGACCGACAAATACGTCGCCGAGATCGAGAAGCTCGTCCATACGAAAGAAGCCGAGATCATGACGGTCTGA
- the pyrH gene encoding UMP kinase, producing MPTAYKRVLLKLSGEALMGGDAFGINRATIERMVTDVAEVVRLGTQLAVVIGGGNIFRGVAGGAAGMDRATADYMGMLATMMNALALQDAMRHAGIEARVQSALRMDQVVEPYIRPRAIRQLEEGKVVIFAAGTGNPFFTTDTAAALRGSEIGAEVVLKATKVDGVYSADPNKDPSATRYATISFDEAIGRNLQVMDATAFALCRDQKLPIRVFSITKPGALKRIIQGEDEGTLVHV from the coding sequence ATGCCCACTGCCTACAAACGCGTTCTCCTCAAACTCTCCGGTGAAGCCTTGATGGGCGGCGACGCCTTCGGCATCAACCGCGCGACGATCGAGAGAATGGTGACCGATGTCGCCGAGGTCGTGCGCCTCGGTACCCAACTGGCAGTCGTGATCGGCGGCGGTAATATTTTCCGTGGCGTCGCGGGCGGCGCAGCGGGCATGGACCGGGCAACGGCCGACTACATGGGCATGCTCGCGACGATGATGAACGCGCTCGCGTTGCAAGACGCGATGCGGCATGCCGGCATCGAGGCGCGCGTACAGTCGGCGCTGCGCATGGATCAGGTCGTGGAGCCGTATATTCGGCCGCGCGCGATCCGTCAGCTCGAGGAAGGCAAAGTCGTCATCTTCGCGGCCGGTACGGGCAACCCGTTTTTCACGACAGACACCGCGGCCGCGCTGCGCGGCTCGGAGATCGGCGCCGAAGTGGTGTTGAAGGCGACGAAGGTCGACGGCGTGTACTCGGCGGATCCGAACAAAGATCCCAGCGCGACGCGCTATGCGACCATCAGCTTCGACGAGGCGATCGGCCGCAATCTGCAGGTGATGGATGCCACGGCATTTGCGCTTTGCCGCGACCAGAAGCTGCCGATTCGCGTGTTTTCGATCACGAAGCCCGGCGCGCTCAAGCGCATCATTCAAGGTGAGGACGAGGGCACGCTCGTCCACGTGTAA
- the tsf gene encoding translation elongation factor Ts translates to MAAITASMVAELRAKTDAPMMECKKALTEADGDMGRAEELLRVKLGNKASKAASRVTAEGVVASFIGGNAGALVELNCETDFVAKNDDFNAFAKQVAELVATQNPADVAALSALSLGGQTVDATRLALVGKIGENLSIRRFVRFETANKVAAYLHGTRIGVLVEYTGADEQVGKDVAMHIAAMKPVSVSASDVPAELIAKERSIAEQKAAESGKPAEIVAKMVDGSVQKYLKEVSLLNQPFVKNDKQTIEQMLKAANSSVQQFALFVVGEGIEKRQDDFAAEVAAQVAAAKQQ, encoded by the coding sequence ATGGCGGCAATTACCGCAAGCATGGTGGCAGAACTGCGCGCGAAGACCGACGCGCCGATGATGGAGTGCAAGAAGGCGCTGACCGAGGCCGACGGCGACATGGGCCGCGCCGAAGAGCTCCTGCGCGTAAAGCTCGGCAACAAGGCGAGCAAGGCGGCCTCGCGCGTGACGGCGGAAGGCGTCGTCGCGTCGTTCATCGGCGGCAATGCCGGTGCGCTCGTCGAGCTGAACTGCGAAACCGACTTCGTGGCCAAGAACGACGACTTCAACGCGTTTGCCAAGCAGGTGGCCGAACTCGTCGCCACGCAAAACCCGGCTGACGTCGCGGCCCTCTCGGCCTTGTCGCTGGGCGGCCAGACCGTCGATGCGACGCGCCTCGCGCTCGTCGGCAAGATCGGCGAAAACCTCTCGATCCGCCGCTTCGTGCGCTTCGAGACGGCAAACAAGGTTGCCGCCTATCTGCACGGCACGCGCATCGGCGTGCTCGTCGAATACACGGGCGCGGACGAGCAAGTCGGCAAGGACGTGGCGATGCACATCGCCGCCATGAAGCCGGTGTCGGTGTCCGCCAGCGACGTGCCGGCCGAGCTCATCGCGAAAGAGCGCAGCATCGCCGAGCAAAAGGCCGCCGAGTCGGGTAAGCCCGCCGAAATCGTCGCCAAGATGGTGGACGGCAGCGTGCAGAAGTATCTGAAGGAGGTCTCGCTGTTGAACCAACCGTTCGTCAAGAACGACAAACAGACGATCGAACAGATGCTGAAGGCGGCCAACTCGTCCGTGCAGCAGTTCGCGCTCTTCGTGGTCGGCGAAGGCATCGAAAAGCGTCAGGACGACTTCGCGGCTGAAGTGGCTGCGCAAGTCGCGGCCGCCAAACAGCAGTAA
- the rpsB gene encoding 30S ribosomal protein S2: protein MAVTMRQMLEAGVHFGHQTRFWNPKMAPFIFGHRNKIHIINLEKTLPMYNDALKYVRQLAANRGTILFVGTKRQSREIIAEEAQRCGMPYVNARWLGGMLTNFKTLKVSIKRLKDMEASVEAGELERMSKKEGLLFEREIAKLQKSIGGVKDMGGIPDAIFVVDVGYHKIAVTEANKLGVPVIAVVDTNHSPEGVDYVIPGNDDASKAVALYAAGVADAILEGRANAVNEVVQAVRGDGDEFVEVNGEA from the coding sequence ATGGCAGTCACCATGCGTCAAATGCTGGAAGCCGGTGTCCATTTCGGTCACCAAACGCGCTTCTGGAACCCGAAGATGGCCCCCTTCATCTTCGGTCATCGCAACAAGATTCACATCATCAACCTCGAAAAGACGCTGCCGATGTACAACGACGCGCTGAAGTACGTGCGTCAGTTGGCGGCCAATCGGGGCACGATCCTTTTCGTCGGCACGAAGCGCCAGTCGCGTGAAATCATCGCCGAAGAGGCGCAGCGCTGCGGCATGCCGTACGTGAACGCGCGCTGGCTCGGCGGCATGCTGACCAACTTCAAGACGCTGAAGGTATCGATCAAGCGCCTGAAGGACATGGAAGCGTCGGTCGAGGCGGGCGAGCTCGAGCGCATGAGCAAGAAGGAAGGGCTGCTGTTCGAGCGCGAGATCGCGAAGCTGCAGAAGTCGATCGGCGGCGTGAAGGACATGGGCGGCATTCCCGATGCAATCTTCGTCGTCGACGTCGGCTATCACAAGATTGCCGTCACCGAAGCGAACAAGCTCGGCGTGCCCGTCATCGCGGTGGTCGATACGAACCACTCGCCCGAGGGTGTCGACTACGTGATCCCCGGTAACGACGACGCGAGCAAGGCGGTGGCGCTCTACGCCGCCGGCGTGGCCGATGCGATCCTCGAAGGCCGTGCGAATGCCGTGAACGAAGTCGTTCAGGCCGTGCGCGGCGATGGCGACGAATTCGTCGAGGTCAACGGGGAGGCGTAA